A region of the Hydra vulgaris chromosome 12, alternate assembly HydraT2T_AEP genome:
aaattgctttaactctTCCATAATGACATTTAAATGGCATTTTGGAGAACCATGTAAACCACACTAGTGTGGAAACACggttctaaaactttttttttgaaaaaggtcaTCATAGCAATACATATTGTTGACATTATTTTAGCTTCCATGGTActctaaagaaattaatttcttCTTCAAAAATTGATATGGATGTATTAGTGAACAATTTACTGGGTATGTCATCTCTCCGATCTATGGAATCTGCTCATCGGGATTttgaaaatacattaaaaaatgttacactCAACAAATCTTCTCCTTTAttagaaaagtattttaaaatatgtactCGTTATTCTTCTAATTTATTACAGAATGAGGTAGAGATGGCTTGTTGTAATGGGTATACTGTTAGCAAAGTAATTAAATTGTCATTTATTGATATAAGTAATGCTTGTATTATAATAATCTCTCCTAtagcttgttttttatttaattacatttcTTATAATGCACTAGAATCATAGCACATCAGGGTTTGTGGTAACCAGCCCTTCTATGCATAATGCATATTATATAGATcttgatttttattgttcatgcaattttcaaaaagaaatggGGCTACCCTGTCGTCATTTGTTTGTGGTATGGATTGCTTGTGAAATAGACTTATTCAGACCAGAAACAATTGCTTCCAGGTaggttttgttgttttttggcCATCTTGGTAACTTTaatttgtgtttatattatcattttaaatattacatttaatattatcaacaaTGGTTAAGTATTAATAATGCAGGTGGCTCTTGTCTACTAATACTCTAAACTTGGCCGATGTTTCACAAAGCACTACCATCTCTATTCCGCGTGTTACTCCAAATTTGTCAcgttcctcaaggtttaattCTATAATGTTGTTAATGAAAGAAATTGCATCTTACGTAGCTGATCAGCCGCAGAAAACATTTCCATTATATTACGAAAGTATTGAATGTCTGcagaaatttatatttaataatactcCAGAAGAagcttttaaagctttaaagaACATTGAGTCaattcattttgaaataaacaacaatGCAGTTGTTTCAGGTTCCTCAAAATATGTTGATGTTTTAGATAAACAACTAACTGTTAATTGCAGTCTTGACACTGCCATTGTTGCATCAACTGATGTTGCGTCAACTGATGCTGCATCAACTGATGTTGCATCAACTGATGTTGCATCAACTGATTTTGCAATAACTGATGTTACAATAACTGATGTTGCATCAACTGTTAAAACAACTGAGGCTTCAACAAATGGTGTTGCATTAACTCAATCTAATGAGCGGTGTCCATTTCCAAAACCTCTTACTGAAGAATTATTTTTTGGCACAATACCAAAAGTTCGTGGCAGACCAGCTGCAACCAGACAGCGTGCATTCAAAGTATTTGGTACTAAAACAAGTAAGCCTTCATCCTTATTGTCTAAGACCTCAGAATCTCTGCAAAATATTACAATGGAAAGTAGTGTAATCCAAGTTCAACAAAATGACAGTTGCAAAGAATGTGGTTTTGATGATCTTCccaaaaaaagaactaaaacaATTCCTTGGATTCAATGCGATTATTGTAATAGTTGGTATCATTCTTCCTGCTCTGGTCTCAAAAAGAAACTAAAGTCAAGTGAACAGTTTAGGTGCAAACAATGTGCTTAGTACATTGAATACTTTTCAGTAtatgttttttacataaactaaaaTGAGATGTGAAAAAATGAGattttgtgtttatataattatatattataatttatatttatatatttagcatAAATCTATAGAGAGagacttatttatatatatttatatactatttgtaaaatattctatataaagtatagtattaatataagtatatttgtTACTAACtaaatactaacttttttcCATTGTTTTTACATTCCAGtgatatatcaatatatatcaatGGAATAAGGGCCCTGCAAATTGAATTTGCTTCCAGAGAAGTTATTTACCCAAAAGGTAATTTAGAAGTTATATTGAGTATGTCAGCTAACTTAGATCCTACAGcttattcactttttttttccaaaagaaaTGGCATAATTGGTTCGCAACCCTGAACATGCAACATTGGTTAGAAATCATGGCAAGAAATTTCAGTGATATGCTGCTGATGCATATGTTAAAATTGAAGAGTAGTGTCTTTCATAGAAATAACCAAAGCAAACTGAGAAGCATGCTATATGATGCCTTACATGAAGATGTAAGCAACCTTGGTAACAATCATAATGTTAAACCAGGGTGTGTTATAGTTTTCTATTCACTTAGgaagtcttaaaaaaaactatgaaagtaCTATggttataatgtttatattcagtttttttttatttttatgttttaaaagcGGTGTTACTTAGCAGTGTGTAAAGATTGTTATCACAGTGGTCACAGTGCCAGgttaattaatttaatcttaatttctgttaattattttttacttaagacACTTTAGAACTAAGACCAAATATAAATCTTACTATAATCagtatcaaaatataaatactagAATTTGTTAAGctacatatctttttttttttcttcttttttttctttctaagttaccaattataatttttggaCCCATCAGATAAgtgctaatatttataattgaattGAAATTCAACCTTATGTATATCTACTTTTTATTACACTCAACTTTTTGTTTCTCATTACTTTCAGATATTCTTCGATATCGCGACTGATAAGttaaagattattataataacttagTTTTTATGACTGTAATTAATTAGATTATTATCAGAtctgttgtatatattttaatccTAATATTAGTCACCGCATTTTTTTAcgaatcaaattttattaaactttcatataactgattataattatcctaaaattaaatgatttttttttttttttttttgatgttcaaacataattgtttttttgttttttttttagttgccatTGCTTTATtagtttgcttactgttgaaacatggttttaatttagtaaatttatatgATATGAAATTTACTGTGTTAATCATTATTCACAGTTATGAAAAAATCAAGATTCTAAACTATTGAGGTAacattaaaagtctttttttaatggttaatTGTGCTATAGCTATTTTGtgctaatatattattttgccattgtaattaaaaacaacttaagttatgaatataataatttgttgtaacttttttttaacacagtGCCTTTGAAACACAGTCGGTCTCCTCTCggtttaacaaaagtttattaataaaggaGAGTATTATTGGAACACTCTATTATTACTAAGCTCTTATGTAGTTTTTGGTACCATAATTATGACCAtgtttaagaaatgttttacgAGTCACTAATCCATGAACACTATTGTGTTCATGAATTAGtgaatatgtaaaataatgcttttgtagttcaaaatgatcttttttatttatttaggtatAGTAAGTTGTACTTGGCTTTCCTTCTCTGGTGCATGCTgttattaaaaagaacataatatCTTAGGTTAAATGGTCTTTACTTAATGCCAAGATTAATATAAAAGCGAGTAAAACCAAAAGGATTATATTAAATAGATAAGGCTGCCATTGTCCCGATTTTTACGGAGGAGAGCACAAcgttaaactaattaaaactttcataGCGTTCTTCAGCGGAAAGCGattagatgtaaaaatataaaatcttaagtACCTAGgataatgttatgttttttaagttattaatatacttctaaaaattattattttagcttCGAGATAATGCTGAGtcacttttatttattgtattttttacttaactgCACATGGTAGTAAGATCTTATTCCGGTCATGTAATTCATACACCCAGAAATGTaagatatttatgttaaatggtttacatcatttttaatacaaattgacttaaaatattttatgctttacaatattttaattgtggCTTTTAAATTGACTTAAGAATTAACCTTGtaatcaaagtttaaatttataatatgaaTAATTCTTTCCGTTTTGCAATATTCCAGAATCTATTAACGATAACTTCACGATTGAAATTTGGTCAAAGTTCCTGAACTTTTGTCAAATTCGTTTACCTTCTTTCATCTTTGTCTGTGCAGTTTTTacttataagaaataaaattatgccCTCAATGCTGAAAGTATTAATTTTCTAACAGTTTATGATTGTCGCATAGGcctatttgttaacattttttttttcaaacaaaattgtaaagatGGGGCTGGAACATGGTCACTTAACCCTATATTGAAATCTATTAGACATATTAAAAGACTCTTAATCGTAAAAATAGTTAGAGAAAATGTTGGTTGCTATGCAACTACTAATAGTCCTTTTTCGTTGGttaatcaaaatcaatttactcGGACTCAGCGCGTTTGCTAAATAAGCTCCTcatttagtattaaaatatgCAATAACATATTAACAATACTTTTGCCTATAGGGAGCGAACAAATTTGCTAGTTCGATATTAGgcattataatataaaagagCTTATTGTCTTCCTACTCACCAAAAATAAGAACCAGAAGAGTTTTTCTTACTTAACTGGCGttgagtgaaaaaaaatttaaagtcaagTCTATTTTTTCGGGCAACGCACGTTTAGTATTTATGTTAGGTAAGTATTCAAAGTACTTATTTAGGGAAAGTAGATCAAGGAGCAATTGTATAAGCTATCAAGGAGCAATTTTTCCATCAATCAAggataataatgtttaaattgcaaaaattaaacatGTTGACCCAAGtcagtttaaaatattattttcattttacaatTTCATTTAACAAAGAACTTTTTCCACcttatgtttataaattcaaaaaaaaattataaaaagcttaaaatgtgccattttttgtattttgatcatttttataCTTAGATTTTATTGACACTCATCGATGTTTTAAGATTAGTGAAACCGTATTGTGAGCAAGATAAATAATTCTGTGGCGGTATTTACCGCCACTTAAGTAAAATATCCGCTATTTGTCATGGTTTGCTTTGATTTGCATTTTACCGCCACTTTAGCATATTTTAAAGCTTAGTACGGCGGTATTTACCGCCACTTTagcaaaatattaactttaggTGGCGGTATTTTGCGTCATGCTTTTTACCGCCACTCTagcaaattttaaagtttagtgCGGCGGTATTTACCGCCACTTTAGCAACgtgcaaataaatatttatatattttactatttgtaCCAGACGCATGCGCATAATAAAATCACAAGCTTTCATAAGTATTGAATCACCGTGATTTAGCGGTGAAACTCAATAGCGAATTAGCGgtgaaacttattttaaatatgaggAATAAAGACATTTTCGATTACTTAATTAAAGGaaagtatgaaaataaatatgaaagttAAATTAGTAAGCAAAAACCAAAGTTTGTATATTGATTTCTTAATGTTATCTCAATGATATTTCAATGTTATCAAGGCGCTACTCGACTTTCGCACACACacccccccttttttttttttatgattgattctgatagagaattttatgctgactaagaatcgtataaaaacatatgTCTCAAAATCAACGGAAAGTGCTCTAATCTGAagttaaaagtacaaaaatatatGACAAATCCCTAATATTCGCCATCTTAAAAAGTgactttttctgttttaaaagttatcattttAAAGTACCAGCAAcctggtttttatattttataacaaagatTTCTAATTATGGAACGATTTGAGAATTCATTCATGTTTCAATTATCATTTGTTGtctaaaatatcttttgaaatttttatcacagaagttgaaaattttttttatctgttatatacaaaaattacaaGAAGGAATTATATGTTTCGCAAAAGTAAGTAGCTCGCCTGTCTGTCTGATTACACTCAATCAATCGTAAAGTTAGTTTATTCAAGATGGCGAATATTAGGGATTTGTCATATATTTTTGTACTTTCAACTTCAGATTAGAGCACTTTCTGTTGATTTtaagacctatgtttttatacgattcttaatcagcataaaattctctatcagaatcaattataaaaaaaagggggggggggggtgcgaAAGTTGAGTAGCGCTtgttatcaatgttaatatcaATGTTATAATCAATCAGATTAGGTTAACcgaaaaatttatgaaaaactttaaaaagaaatggaaTGAGACAGAGAGACAAAAAGGAAGGTCTATAAATCGTTAcgaaaaatggttaaaaatagaatttattgTAAACGAACCTCAACAGCTagttatgataaaaaatgtacaaCGAGATGCACCTTCAAAATCGTTTGAAGATCTCTCAACAAGGTCTAAGAAAAGAAGATCTTCAGAGATTACTGAAAAGCTAGGTATTACCACTGAAAGTCTGTTTCATGCCCTTATTCTTAATCTCAAAAATGAATAATGaataatgttattaaacatTTGATGGAAAGTAAAACTGATGGATCCTGTAATACATCATGCTTTAAAAGTTACTCAGCAGAAGAAGCTTTAACTTTAATGTTAGACTGTAGAATGAGTAGGAATGAATATCAAACTATCTGTCAAGGGACCTTAGATAAAGGTTGCATGTTATACCCTGCCTACAATTTTATTGTGAAAGCTTGAAATAATTGCATTCCAGATTCCAGAATTGTCACATCAAACTACAGTGCTTCTGTGAATCTTCAAGGAATAATGGATCATACTACAAACAGAATTTGGAAATTTATGGATGAATTAAAACTACCTGAGCCTTGCAATACTCTTCTTCTTATAAGCAAAGTCGGATTCGATGGTTCATCTGGACAGTCTGTTTATAAACAGAACTGAAGATGAAGAGGACAGATTGCCAGTTCCAGTTGAAGAAACTTTGTTTCTTTCATGTACAATACCTGTGCAACTCAAAATACAGGAGACTAATGTTATTCTTTGGACTAACCCTAAAACATCCTCAACCTAATATTGTCGTCCTGTTTAAATGCAATACATTAAAGAAAATCAGCAAGTTGTTAAAGcagaatatgttttttttatgtcaactGAACTCAGAGAAACAACCATAGACTTATTTCAAGTCAAGCATAAGTTAGAATGTACTATGATTGATGGAAAAGTTTCCACTCTTCTTTCTCCATTAACTGATTCTTATCAAGTTTGCAATATATGTGGattaaatcctaaaaaaaagaatgactATGTAATGGCTTACAATAGACAACCAAATCAGATGTCTTTAGACCTTGGAATTCACACTCTCCATCTCTGGACTCATTGTTTTGAATGTCTGTTGCATATTGGACAGAGAAGAAGAccgaaaaaaagaaattcaggAAAAAATTATAGATACACTCGGACTTATTGTTGATGTACCAAAAAGTGGTGGCTCTGGTTCATCTAATGATGAAAACACAGCGAGAAGGGCATTTAGAAGCCATTAATCTTTTGCTAAAATACTTGGAATTGATAAGGAtcttgttaaaagatttttcattattctttgtgtATTGTCCTGTAAGCAATTTATCCAGATAAACTagataaaacagataaaagcaaaaagaaaaaaggaaaggCAAaggagatttttcaaaaataaaaaagattagttaaaaataaaaaataagcaaaatattGAAAGGTATAAACGaattaaaagattgaaaaataataaaacacgAACATgaataaaaggataaaaaaaccaacagatttaataaaataaaaataataaaaaaatcaaaagcaaagtactaatttttaagaaaaaagtccgaaaaaagttcaaaataataataaaaagaactgATTAAAACGTAAAAATAAATCGCTACCAATTTTTCTACACTTTTTTTTCcggcaaaaataacaaaagatttttttattttgtagaagtttttgtgtttgcattttcgttttgtagtttttgctttcatttatactttttgtgTTTGCCTTTTTGTTTGCgtaaagtttgttattatttgtgcgtttgttgctaattatttttattgttgtcctctgtttttctattttatcaaattttcttcacctttctttttttgctaaaaataacataagattatttttatttttaatttaattttgttttgtagaaGTTCTTGTGTTAGCATTttcgttttgtagtttttgctttcattttgtagtttttgtgttttgctttttcatttgtgtaaagtttgtttttatttgtgctgttaattagttttatttttgtttgctgttgttattgttgttgctaTTGCTGTTGTCATTgctgttgttattgtttttattgctgttgttattgttgttattgagtgtttttcatattttttgtcttattatttaacttattatagcttcattattgttattagttttttaaattaatttagtttacgcatgcttttatttattattattgctgttaattttttttgtttgtttgtttattttatttaggtgtcactccaatgactagtttttaactatatgagcGACATCTAAcctaattttgttaaattataaaaaacctgtattttttcaattttttattgaaatatattgcAAAGATACATTTAATACATGTAACACATTTTAAATGGTATCCTATGCCTGCTGGAGTGCACAAGATGATTGTCCATTCACACCAGGTTGTAAGAGACAAGCCAGTTCCAATTGGCCTCTTATCTGAAGAAGCCATGGAAAGTAGAaacaaagatgttaaaaattttcgagaactttttacaaaaaatatttctagtaAAATTACAAATGAAGATGTAATGCGAAGATTGCTCTGCTCATCAGACTCCTTTATTACTTCTATGAAGTGAAGTTCTGAATCAAGAAGGAACTTGCTCTTCCAGCAGAATTTTTAGACCTTCTTTTGTTGTTTTCTTAATACAATTATATTCTTTATTGTATTCTTAATTGTAGTATTGATAATATAGGCCATAAAtagatttactttatttaaagaaatatgtaAAAGGCattagcatatttattttttaagtagcGATTTGACACCTGTttcattgttgttttaaaaaaaatcaaatcctttataaatatgtatttttaaatagctcagttaagtaaaaaaaaaaaaatttagaaatattaaagacaatttatttttatttataatctcaGTGTAAAACCAAAATTGTGCACCCATATGCATAAAATATTCATGTCtaggtaattaaaaaatatgcgTCCTTGatgattttgtttattaatcaACCAGAAAGTCAAACTATTAAAATCAGTACTATGGAAATaagtttcatattatttttagattctaaaaataaatgtaaaaaaaataaatgtcacATGATATGTCATGTGTCCTTGGTTTGTTATTTTagagtttgtttattttacacaTTAATATTCATAAGTGTACCATAAATTatggaaattattaaattaatttaaacattgtCATGTGTCTACTTTTTAACCTTGGTGTTGTCTTTGTGTCAAATGTTTTGTCTACTTTTTGTCCTTGGTGTGCTAATCTattaagatataataaatatgtaatttgaTCTCCAGAGAAAATTTAGCTAAAAGGTATTCCAAAAGAGATTATGTTAAAATAAGTACGTTAAATGTAAGCTATTACGCTATGTGTTCATGGTGTTCTGCACATGTATGATATTTAttcattcaataaaaatgtttcatacaTGCTGGTGACTATTTATAGTTAATGGAAGgttgaaaattaaatatgaaatacGTATCACATGTTTATTATtcgttatttcattttttcttggTTTCGTGTTTTTGGTATGGCAACTAACATTACAATGATAGTTATTGTTGGCCAAAGTATAATGAACATTCATcgaaaattttagctttttatctaaaatttcttcGCTGAAATTGAAGCTTTTAACTTCAAAATTGACAACGATATGATTTTTGCCTCAAAAGTGACATTTATGGACCACTGTGCGATGTAAAACTATCCCAATCACAACACGAGTACCGTTAAGAAATGTCAAAAACGTAGTATTCAGAACTTCCGGAAAAAATAGGTGACGGAAAAATTCGGAATTCCACATACCTAATATGCAAACATTTTAAAGGCGTTTTTTAAATGTCTCACTTTTATTTCAGATGTCTCAAGACATCTGAGACACTAAATAGACGTCTCATAGACGTCTTGGTGCTTACTGggtagttttttgttttaaaaacgtaGATATAATTGAAATATCACACAGCGTTGATGTCACcgaaattacttatttaaaaactttttatttatttatttcaatattcaaATGCACAGAGTCCTGGTAAATAAGggatttaatataaacaaattatcaataaatttcttttaatatatgtagatactaaaaataaacaagttttcaaaattagacAACTAAACTTTTTCCCATTTTGTCCACCAACTGGCCCACTCAGTGGCGGATTTACCATATGCGAGGCAATAGGCAAGTTTTCTATTATATTAGTTGAGTTTTTAATTCTTGTGTTCTATTGTGTTTTGGATATTTATTAGAACGTAACGAAGCAAAAAACGCACATAGGTTTTAAATGTACATTaggtgttttttttagtttggatGAAGATGCACTAATAGGGGAAATAGATGAAATAGGGGAAGTTAGTAAAATTTGTAGggcaataaataaatttggaaaaatttcGATTAAAGAATTTGCCGTAATATACTTCAAAATTTCCAGTGCATCTTTCGATTCCGCCGAAGCTTCCattcttaaaaatgtatatatttccgAGTAACTCTTCATGGTTCACGTCCGATTCTTCTGTACTAGGATTTCTCAGtgatatttctaaatttttacaatCATTCAACAATTCATTTGCATCTAAACTTCGCATTTTTTCGGAACGGGTtaaaaaacctaatattttgttgtatGAATCAAGCATTTTGAATCTTTCATTTAAGCTTACTAATGCAACATCaattattgcattaaaaaaatctactttaTATTTACACTTTCCATTTAGAGGTGCATTAGTTCCTTCATATTCAAAAAAACGTCGTTTTCGGCTAAGCCGCACTTGAGGAAATACTCGCTCAGTACCTAATTTTATAGCTAtttcttcagatttttttaataatcgcTTCAAATGATTCATCACTTCTGaatgattctaaaaaaattttcgtaGTTTCCACCAATTTGAGACGTGTAGGTGTATATGGGCAAAGATATATTTGTCACAGTCATTGTCAATGTATAATTTcgttgtttatatttattgtactaagaaaatttttttatattacttgtactaagaaaaaaaatgagaagGCCACCTGAGCGCGAGGCCACCGGCAAATGCCTGCTTTGCCTGTGCTTAAAACCGCCGCTGGGCCCACTGTGCTATGTCAAGTGATAATGACATGCAAAAATTGCGGTTATGGAAGCCTGAGAACAAAAACAGCCAAAAACATTTCCTCCTCTTCTTAAACGTGAGAACAGTGaataagtaaaattttcaacttttttatttcataataaacttaaattatcgacaagttttaaatttcattcaaaTCTCTGTTAACTTTCTTAAGTTATAACCCTGTAAAAATTCCGACCCCCTAAAATAAGGggatgtaaataatattatgaaactttaaactAGCTTCGCGttgaataaatttgatttaaaatgattGACAGGTCAATTGCAAACGTcatcataaaacaaaaatgcaaacaaTCCAAAGAAACTGCGaaacaaaatatcaataagGAAGAATGtaaccaatttttcaaaaccaaCAAACGAGTAGTAggaaatctttaaaactttaaattgaataaaaaatgcgACGAACCTAAAATAAATCATggtattaattaataattgataaaGTGTGTGAAACCGATgcgaaaaattattgttttagtgtttttttattagtttcaacAAAACTATGGAAAAGAAACAATTATTTcctaactttttctttttagtcaataaatgcaaaaatttttattaataaacaacatcaaaaattttttatatttataagtgttattattaaaaatttttttttgttgttgttgttgttggaacaattaacatttttattttgtaatacgTTAATTGGaaatttactaaaatgtttattaaagctttttaattttttctagtttttattttttaacttattcaaATTTTGGATTATGGAAGTTGacagtttttaagaaaaattattaacaccatacataaacttaattcataataaaacaagactttttataatttttataaaaatttgaaatcaggcatatttttttgttgcattatAAAGTTTCCCATAATTATAATGCGAACTTTGTGTAATAAATAATGatggcttttttaaaattgcaatttataatagattataagtatttttacttCTGGGTTTTAAAGTGCAGCAAGAAAACCCAATGGTCTTTTTAAAGATCGCCACAGATGAAtatttaaccaaaaaagttCAATCCGCTTTCCTTACATATGTTGCAAATGTAACTTGAGCAACCATCAAAACTTTTGATGGTTTGAACCACTTCGTTATAGCAGCCTAAAGATATGTTCTGTATATGACCAGAGCTGGTATTGAACCTCGAGTCCCTTTTTACATTAGCCAGCactctaaaataaaactcaagGTCCGATGCAAGCTCTGGTTATCACTAGTGATCACCAGAccttttacaaaatatattaaatatcaaaatttcaCCATTTTCACATTAGGTATAAGCATAAatttatagaattattttaatttggattaattattttaagttggATTTATTGATTTACAATAGAGTTTATTAAAACATGATTAACCTCGGCTTTAAGTGATAAACTcccgtttttttaaaaaaagtttcaagatatagatgactttttttttagaaatttacaaCTTTACCCCCGTCCCTCACTTTGAAACCCGTGTCGTTGGACCTGTTTTGACTAGCTTTTTATTTATCCCTACAGTAGACCAAACGCtattttggttaaataaaaatttgtacaaaaGTACTTTTGTATATCATATATAAAGCTAGAATatggatttattaaaaaaatatgtaaaagtaaagCAGGGACTGGTGCAGAACGTAACCCACAACCAGATCAGTCTGAGAATCATCTGCTAATTATTTGAGACAGTTTCCCACTTTCGCAACaattaaatgattatatctAGGGTGGTCTGCAGGGTGGTTCAgagtaatattaataaatgtaacaacaattgtataacaacaatatttatattatgtaactgttgaaatgtttaaaaaataaatatcaagattatataacttatttaaaaatgcaacattcaaaactaaacaaaattccTATGAGAATGAGGTCAACAAGGGATCAAAAGAATTAATTGGGCAcgaatcattaaaattaatacaaatatttggcattaaaaagtataaagctTCACTGAGAGAAAACCTTCACTAag
Encoded here:
- the LOC136088821 gene encoding uncharacterized protein LOC136088821, translating into MGNFVVSTCQLNHNHDVSPELIRLYPEHRRPSGKLAEDVDNMLSVNGNPSLVSQVLHKEGLAVRVKDMHNRKQVLVKSGSTMTARLRSTLALPNVHFRLLETEDHQFQGLFFQTDMQRKLFYKYGEMIQMDATYKTNNYRYPLFTLLVEDCDGVGQPIAFAIMTSEDQIHIEQFLEYFAECNDLSNTQCVVVDKDLAEINAISKCWNNVKILICYFHVLRAIDRHLNLLRLDQTQNEFCCLYTQKMLNANTELEFNSAIENLKDIPCFYQYIVENWIPYKDSITAFGRKNVRHLSNRTNNRIESFHGTLKKLISSSKIDMDVLVNNLLGMSSLRSMESAHRDFENTLKNVTLNKSSPLLEKYFKICTRYSSNLLQNEVEMACCNGYTVSKNHSTSGFVVTSPSMHNAYYIDLDFYCSCNFQKEMGLPCRHLFVVWIACEIDLFRPETIASRWLLSTNTLNLADVSQSTTISIPRVTPNLSRSSRFNSIMLLMKEIASYVADQPQKTFPLYYESIECLQKFIFNNTPEEAFKALKNIESIHFEINNNAVVSGSSKYVDVLDKQLTVNCSLDTAIVASTDVASTDAASTDVASTDVASTDFAITDVTITDVASTVKTTEASTNGVALTQSNERCPFPKPLTEELFFGTIPKVRGRPAATRQRAFKVFGTKTSKPSSLLSKTSESLQNITMESSVIQVQQNDSCKECGFDDLPKKRTKTIPWIQCDYCNSWYHSSCSGLKKKLKSSEQFRCKQCA